Below is a genomic region from Bacillus mycoides.
TTGCTATAAAAATAATCAGCAACTTTTTATGCAATGAAATACGATCTTCTGTAATTGTGACGTATGCAATAAATCCTAAAAAAGCAGTAGCATTCATCGTATGACCGCTCGGAAAGCTATATCCAGTTGCTGTAACAAGCTGCGTCACATCAGGTCGTGCTCGTTCATACCATAGTTTGAGCATACTGTTCAAATAACGTGATCCGTAATAATTAATTGTTAGAAGTAATGCACTTAATATTTTTTTTCTAAGAAGAAAATACATTACAAGTATAATGAGTAACGGGAAATATATTCTTTTTGAACCGATAAAGGACACCCAAGTAAAATAGGTTGTCAAATACTCGTTTCGGAAACTTTGAATAAAGTGTGCGACTACATTATCAAATTTTTCAATACAAGCGGTATGATACGAAAGTGATAGTGCGACAAAACAAATGAGTAGTGTACAACTTAACAAGTATAAATGTCGGTATCGTTTCACATACATAACCTCACTATGCAAAAAAATGGAGCGGTTGTTTTAGTTTTCCTCTCCATTTCTTTTTTATGCATAGTTTATTAAAAAATATTATTGTTAATTTTTTGCTGCATCGTTGGAATATCTTCGCTTGTTACTGTAAAGCGAATAACCTTCTCATCAAGATCAAGCGCTTCTGCGAATAAACTAGCCAATCCACGTGATTTTCTATCTACTTCCATAATAATTTCTAATCGATCGTGGGCACTTGGCAAAATTAATAATTCTAATTCATCTAATTTCCCATAATACTCTCCGGAAACTGGAATAAACTCAAATTCTTGCGCGAATGGAACTTGCTTACGTAATCGATACGGTAATTCTTCGCATTCTATATGACGCGCTTTAAAACCTAATTGATTTACACTATTTAATACACTGTTCAATAGCGCATTCGGCAATACTTGAATATAATCACGGTCACTTGGATCAATACTACGTTTAATATCAAGACCTGTATGAACCCAAACCGTTTTCATTCCAAGTGTTAGTGGTGCTTCAATTGGCATTAAAAACGAAAATGGAATTTCCACTTTTTCATTTGGCTCTACAGAAAATGGATCTGTTAAACGAACTCGCTCTAAATCATACGATGCAGTTACTTTTTTATCATCCACTTCTCTTACATATGACGTCGACAACGTTAAGTAAATGCTTTCAATTTCTTGGCTAACTGAACCTCCAGTTATATGAACCTTCCCTACTATCTCTTCTCCAACTGTATACTCATCTCTTTCAAGAACGGTATCTACTTTTGCACTACCAATACCAACACTTGCTAAAAACTTTTGAAACATGGGGTCTCCATCCTTTCTAAAGCGTAAGCTACATCTTTTTTCAAATCTTGTACATTTTCATAGTATGGCGCTTTCATTTGTAACATTCGCATCAGCATGTCGCGATTATATTCTTCCAGCACTAACTCTTCATACCAAGGTTTTTCCTTTTTTTCAGTCGATTGATAACTAGCATACAATAAAAATAATACGAAATGACCGAGCGCATAAAAGTCGCTACGAAAGTGAACTTCTCGCATCAAAGCTTGTTCACCTTCATAAGTTATAGCACGCTCATCACCCTCACCTTTCAATTTAGCCAATCCAAAATCAATAATACTAATCTGATTTTCTTTCATTAATATGTTTGGAATACGTAAATCTCGGTGAATGATACCTTTACTATGAAAATACGAAACAATTCCTAGTACTTCATATAAAATTTCAAAAACTTCACGTTCATCATATACTTGCCCATCTAAGAAAATATGATCTTCGAAATTTTCCCCCGGCATATACTCCATCACAAAAAAGTTCTTTTTCTCCCATATGAAATGATCATGTAGATTAGGAATTGACGCATGATTTAATGTTTGTAAAATCACTTTCTCTTGCTCAAATGATTTTCTACCAGACTCATATCTTTGTTTACTTTTCCTTAATTGTTTTAAGACTTTATATTTATTTATTTGTAAATCATTAACGACATATGTAACCCCATAACTGCCCATTCCAATTACTGATTCAATCTTATAACGCTCTGCAACGATTGTATTTTTTCGCAGTGGTCTATCAAATAAAGCTAGTATACGACGCCATTTCATCAGCTACTTGAAAAGAAGCTACGGCTTTTACGTTTTCTTTTATAATGCTGATGCCCATAACCAGATGAACGTCGTTTATAGTCGCTACTTGAATACGAGCGCCCTCTATGACGATAATCACTACTTGAATACGAACGATGTTTTTTCTTTCCTAATAAAGAATCAATAATTTTTTTGAACATCCCTTCACCTCTTGTATAAAATTTTCTTTTAATTATACCAACAATTCTTGTCTATATTTGTGACAAGTTTGTAAAGAGTAAAAAACGACGAGTTAAGCCCGCCGTTACTTTCAATCTTCCTCTTCATCAAAAACTTCATCAATCATGCATTTCTCT
It encodes:
- a CDS encoding phosphatase PAP2 family protein translates to MKRYRHLYLLSCTLLICFVALSLSYHTACIEKFDNVVAHFIQSFRNEYLTTYFTWVSFIGSKRIYFPLLIILVMYFLLRKKILSALLLTINYYGSRYLNSMLKLWYERARPDVTQLVTATGYSFPSGHTMNATAFLGFIAYVTITEDRISLHKKLLIIFIASFVVLSISVSRIYLGVHYPSDILAGWAAGGSWLVLCIIFHKAFIKKEPMS
- a CDS encoding serine/threonine protein kinase; translation: MKWRRILALFDRPLRKNTIVAERYKIESVIGMGSYGVTYVVNDLQINKYKVLKQLRKSKQRYESGRKSFEQEKVILQTLNHASIPNLHDHFIWEKKNFFVMEYMPGENFEDHIFLDGQVYDEREVFEILYEVLGIVSYFHSKGIIHRDLRIPNILMKENQISIIDFGLAKLKGEGDERAITYEGEQALMREVHFRSDFYALGHFVLFLLYASYQSTEKKEKPWYEELVLEEYNRDMLMRMLQMKAPYYENVQDLKKDVAYALERMETPCFKSF
- a CDS encoding sporulation protein, encoding MFQKFLASVGIGSAKVDTVLERDEYTVGEEIVGKVHITGGSVSQEIESIYLTLSTSYVREVDDKKVTASYDLERVRLTDPFSVEPNEKVEIPFSFLMPIEAPLTLGMKTVWVHTGLDIKRSIDPSDRDYIQVLPNALLNSVLNSVNQLGFKARHIECEELPYRLRKQVPFAQEFEFIPVSGEYYGKLDELELLILPSAHDRLEIIMEVDRKSRGLASLFAEALDLDEKVIRFTVTSEDIPTMQQKINNNIF